The DNA region CGGGAAAGGGTGGACTTAGAGTTAAGGCACAGGCTTGAAGATCTGGGTTTAATTTCCAACTTTAACACAGACCTGCCCCCgctttccatgcctcagtttccccagccataaaacagggataatactaACCTCTCACACCATGGCTGTGGTCAGGCACTCGGATACTCTGGCCAGAGAGACCAGGCACGGAGCTGGGAAAACCTCAGCTTTGAACCCAGCTCTAGTCCCACATACAGTACACCGGGGTGGTGCAGCACCTCTCGAGGGCTAGCTGGGCTTCCCAGGGAGCGCAGATGCTCCCCCCCAGCGGGGAGGTGATGTGGGGAATGTTTAGAGGCTCCTTCCTCTCTGTAATCACTACAGGAGACAGCAAGtgccgctcagggcagggaagCTGCTCACCACCCAGCTGTCCCTTACCCCAGTTCCAATTTCCAAGAGCGAGTTGGTCTGGCCAAGGCTTTAGCTTAGTTACAAGACACGGTTGTGGTATCAGCTGGAGCCAGTGCACCCACAGCGTGATGCCCCCAAGGCGTGCGCACACAAACACCGGACCGGACCGGACGAGGTTTCACTTTTATTTGAAATCAGCAGCAGGAAGCGTGATGTAGGGACGCAGGCAGACAGTTTGCATGCCAGGCCCGagagggagaaggacagagctgAAGCCTCTATAAGAGAACAAGGATGCGGGGGGGGGCTTGCGGGGGTTTGAACCAGCAGTGCCCAGACGGATGGCTGAGGCACATGCGGCTGGGTGAGTGAGCTGATCTCTAACCTGGGCAGCCACTAGTGGTCAATACAGGGAAGGGGAGATGGACAGGCAAGCTTACAGATGATGCAGTCACAGGGCTTGGCCCTAACGTAGATATTTTTTGATCCACCTCTTGTATTTAAAGACCGCTGTTGCGACGGGCGGTTTGAACACGTCGATACAGCTTTTGCCCGCGAAGGAGAGCACGCCGGCCACCTCTGCTTTCTTGCCACACACCACAGGGCCCCCGGAATCACCCTGCAACAGCACAGAGTACACGGCGTCCGTTAGCCTGGGAGGGCCCCTCGCAGcactgggagtgaggggcaggagCATGGAAGGGCCCAGGGGTGGGCACAGAGGCGGTGGCACCAATCAACAGAGAGGATAGAGGCAGCGGGGCACATTGCACCGGGCAAGCACGAGGGTTATTCTAGGACTGGAGCAAACCAACAACTTGCTGTGCTGGTAAAAGGGGCTTGACTGACAGCCCCAGAGACCGGAGTCCTCTCTCCACAGAGCGGGTGCAAAGTAGGGTGAGCGTCCCACACACATGCCCCAGCGGAGCTTGGCCCTGACCTAGGGGCaaatctccatggcccattcagtctttggcctctctgccaaGCCTGCTACCAAGGGCTTCAAAGACCTGGGGAGACCctggccagcagctccctgcacctcactTATCCTCACCTGCCAAAAAGGATCAAAGCCTCCGGGATGGAAAATTGGACAGGATTCCCAGGGAGAACACGTGGCCAGACCCCCGAGCATCCCTGTCAGCaaagggctggagcacccacggaaaagatcggggtgctgagcacccctagGTGGGCCCTGCccatcagctcctctccctccccacccagagcctcctgcccaccgctGATCAGCCGttcagcagcaggcaggaggcattgggggggaggggggagcaggaagaggcggagcgagggCAGGCATactcaggggaggggcagggcaggttcTTTAGTATCTTAGCTCTGTCTGGAGCCCCCTCATCAGGCACTGCCATCTCCACACATGCTCGAGAACAGGCAGCTAAGCACGCAGGCCTGGCAACGAGGCCATCCCCCTTGCACACAGCCAGCTGGGGACTCTTCCCCATCAGCCCCTTCTAGGCCAGCATTGCTGTTAAGCCATCACCTTGCAGGGGGCAGAGCCCTTCTCGACCCCTTCGATGCACATCATGTCACCAGTGACCTCGCCATGCCAGTACCGGCTGTTGTTGCACATCTTGCTGTCCATCACCTTCACATTGAGTTCGCGCAGGACGGGGGAATACTCGCTGTTTTGTCTGAAaatcccccagccagccacgCTGCACAGCGTCCCCAGGGCCGGCTTCTTCTTGGACAGTGGGAGAAGGCTCGTCTCCTTGTTCCAAGCCACCTTCCTGTCCAGCTGCAGGCAGGAGCAAAAGCCAAGGTCAGACCTTGGGGACAGACTCCGCCAGCCTGCAGAAAGGTTCCCAGCCCTAGCACCACTGCGGTCCCCAAGCTGCTTCCATCTCAGTGGAGATGCCTCCAGCTTCTCCTGCAGGCTGCGGCCCAGTCCCGGGCTcgctgggggtcgggggggaggaggcggtgaCTTTGTGCCATTGATACAAAGAGCCCAAATGTGACTCTTTTCATCACCAAGTTCTATAGTGACCTAGGTaggggggatggggagatggtCTGTCTTAAGCAGGGGAGTCCACAACCCCAAGGAGGTCTGAGAAACACACGGAGACTGACCCCCACTGTccaagcctggccagtctcaaacagccaggggcctggctccagccctcTCCTAATGCCCCTTTGTGCCACAGGGCTCCTGGGAGAATTCCCCCAAACAGGGGCAGCGTGCACCGCCCCCCTTGGCAGACGCTGGTGTGGGGAGTGCAGAGCAGCCCCTAGGCGGCCAGATGCCTCGGTGACTGCTCTAACTCCCACGAAAGGCTGCACCAGCCCCACCTCGAGCAGCCCAGAATCTAGGACTCACCGAAGTCCATGTCCGCCCCCCACCACCCAGGCTGCAACTTCTAGGCTGAGAGGCCAAGCCCCCAATCCAGCCCTAGAGGAAACTGTGCAGGCCAAGAAGCTGAGGGAtagtgggaagggggaggaggaatgaGAATTCCTAGCTGTTGGGAAGCAGCTGAGGGACAGAAGGAAGCATCCTTAGCTCTGTTAGAGGCCAGACTCTGGGAAAAACTTTACCCCTCAGCAAAAGCAAGGCCAGGCTGCACACCTACCAGCACCTCAGAGGCAAGGGTGTGAGCTGAGAATGACTCAAGACTGGCTAGAGAGCCCTGCTAGCATTAAAGATTTCCTGTACGGGTTAGGCAGTTTGTCACTTCTGAATCTCACCTTTCTAGCCACAGCAGAAGAGGGCTCCAAAGagacccctcccatccccccttcACCCCACTCAACCTTCCACCTACCGTGAGATGGAGGAACAAAGGAAGGAGTAAATCGCATGCAGTGCTGAATGCCCCAGCTTGCCCCTGAAGGTCCTAACACAGCGCTTTCCATCCGCAAAAGAAATACTGATATCATtagcagcatggcctagtggctagagcacaggctgggactcaggacacctgcgCTCTTGtcttgcctctgccactgacctgctgggtgaccttgggcaagtccacttttaacctctgtgtgcctcagtttccccatctgtaaaaggagcttgacaactctgctctcctttgtaaagtgctttgagatccactgatgatAAGAGCTAGGGACTATTactacctccattttacagatgggggaaactgaggcaggcagagGCAACATGATctgtccaagatcacacaacaggaagagccaggatttgaacccactCCACTGCCCTAGCCTCATGGTCAGATGCTGCCGCCTCATAGGACTGGCCCCCTGCAGCAGAAGCTAGAATAACTGGAGCCCATGGCTCTCTAGCAAATCCACGTACCTTGAGCAGCATGATATCATGTACCATGGTCTTGCTGTTGTAGGAAGGATGCGGGACAAACTTCACGACAGTGAAGACCTGCACTTGGGCATTTCTCACAGTCTGCCGATGGAGACCCACCACCACCCTGATGGGACCCTTACACCTGAGACACAAAAAGAAAGCCTCTCTAGCTTTAGCACCCTGACTGCGGACACCCGGCTATGCCAATGGAAACACCCCATCGGGGAGGCACAAAGCTAAGCCTGCAGTCAGAGGAGCACGTCGTCTTTTTGGTGGAGCACGTTCCCCCAGCTCTTGACTCATGACCCCAGTGATGCCAGCCCAACCATTGATCCTCCTGTCATGCCCCTGGTGTGCTGAGGGCAGACGGGCTCTGCATGCAGATGCCTCCTATGAGCTAAGCAAGTATCATCTGGGAATGCAGAAGCAGGCACGTTGGCCCAGAttcttcaaaagtatttaggtgtctaatttGCATTagaagttaggtgcccaaatacctttgagggtcagGGCCATTCAGGCCACTTTGGGTGCTTTGGTTTTGGGGTGCCCACCCCGCGATGCAcccttgggccagattcttctgAGAGAGGCTGAGCGCCCACAACTCCACTGGGTGTCGGGGGAGCTGGAGGCTCTCAAccgcctctgaaaatcaggccccacagACCCCAAATCAGAGGTCCCCTTTGAAAAATGTGGCCTGTCTGGTTCACCCAAGACCACGGAGGAGCTGGAGAAAGAACTcgagtcctggctccctgtcctGCCCTTGATCCACAAGACCTTCCCTTCCTCTCTAGGGCCCCAGTCTGCCTCCTGCAGAAGGCAATGGAAAGATTTCAGTTGCATTCAGTCCCCCCATTTACGCCTCACGACCCTGACCCTTTGCGCCTGCCACGCTGAATGACCTTCAGGGTTCTTAgtttgctgctctgctggttTGGTGAGATTCCGACAGGCGTTCGGCAAGTAATGGCCCTTTTCCTCCCGGGCTGGCACCAAGGCTTTTCCTCTGGCATTTCTTAAACCCGGGTTTCACTATTTGTCCCTGCAGGAGCAGAGCAACCCCTGCAGAAGGCTGAGCTCACCTAGCAAATCACCAGAACAGCCTGCTCCCCCGTCCGAGCCAGGAGCCTGCTCCTCCGGCCCTAATCTGCGGGAACCCACCAGCCTGGGGTGGGTTCTGTACTCACGGGTCGACGTAGCAGTGCGCAGCCGTCAGCACCCAGCGCGCGTGGACTAGGGTTCCCCCGCAGGAGGGAATGCCTTTCAGCTGGATAGACACCATGTAGGGCCTGGAGTGAGGCAATGCGACACGTCCCCCAATGATCAAAGACTGGAGCTGGCCTGCTGCAAAGAGAGAAGCAAGACGTGCCCCAGTGCACGGGAACCGGGGAGCAAGGCAGATGCAGGGGACAATTTTCACCCCAAACCCTGGAAAGGGAGGTGTTTTCGAATCCCAGCACTACCATGTTGGAACCGATCCATGTCCCAGCTGCTCCAACTATGCCCTTGGGTATATAAGCCCTGAAGCCGAGAGGTAGCTAGCTCCAGTCCAATGGGCAGGGCATCGGAGTATGAATCAGGAGCCCCGGATTCCCCCCCAGCCATGTTAAACCATCAGTCTATTGACCCATCATGTCCAGAggcctggctccagcagctgctgataCTGGATGTTTCAGAGAAAGGCAAACTCCTTCACCAATGggggaattgaggcagagagagagagagagaaatggctcAGCTGAGCCCACTCAAATTaggggcagtcaggaatagaatccagcccTCCGGATTCCCAGCCCGGTGCTCCTATCCACTGGGCCACCCTGCCACTCCCTGGCACCACGTGACCACCCACTCACCAGCCTTCCCAATGGGGAGGAACAGCAGCACCAGGAAGAGCAATTTCCGATCTGCCTTCATGCTGCTGCCACGCTGAGTCGTCTGCAGACGTCGTCGCCCCACTGCTTCTGTCAGGGGGCATTTCCGCTCTTACTTATATACCCCGCTCCTTCCCTGAGCGCATTCGCGTCTCCTCTGCGGCAGTGGGAGAAAGTGCTCTCGGGGGGCGAGTGGTGCAGAGGTGTGAGGTTTGCAGAGCAAAGGACGTGCAGCCAACGTTGTTGCTGTCACACCCACAGCAAGTCTTTCTTCACCGCTTGTGAAAACTTGACGGCGCTGAAAGCAAAGTGTTTCTGCGCCGGGGCTgggagatgtttcagagggaggAAGACGCTGAGTGCCAACAGCTGAAACATGCCAAGGCTACCGGCAGGGAGAGGAGACGGGCTCACCTTGCTACTGCCACGAAAACAGGAACTCAGTGGTCTAAAGTGAGAGGGTAAAAAGCAAGTCGAATACATTACATGCTTCCTGAACACTCTGGGGCCAGATTCCAATCTTTGTTTGCTCTGTGACATTCTACCCCTCAAcacccccccggccccgcacCACATGGCCGAATCCCCCAGCCCACGTGCCCTGACAGAAGAGATGTAAACTGCTCCCTTGCAGTTTCCAGCCACTTTTAACTCCCTTTCTATTGCACTCCTCGATCAGGATCACATCTTTAGGCACAAACAGCTGCTGAAACAGGTCCTGGGGCTGGACTAGATTACAAATCTGGAACCATTCCCCTGATCCAGCTAGGGTTGTAGCGTAGCATCCGATTGCCCAACCCCTGTCCCCTTGTCACACCCATGCACCAACTCTCAGCCACTGCACAGCTCTGGACCTTGTCAAGACCAAGAGATACGCCACTACTTTCATTTTCGCAACACTTACCTGATCGACTGCAACATGCACCTTTGACCTCCTCCCCGGCACCCAGCCCGGGCAAGAAGCTGTGTCAGTGATCGTAGCATGTGATAAGACAGGGTCTCTCTCCGAGACGTAAACCAAGGTCGTAACCATCCAATGCTCACTGAGGAGTCTAACTGCAGGGAGCACGACACCCCAATGATCACACTGGGATGGAGCCAACGCCCAGGTGCGAGCAGAGATCTGAAGGAAAGTGCTCAGGCTTTTCAGGTCCACGGTACTTTGCAATTCTGCCACACTCTGCACCATTAGCTAGTGGACAGAACAAGGGGCTGGGTCTCCAGAGACCtaaattctattcccagctcttccactagCATGCTAGTTGTGTCCTCGGGCAAGTcactccccctccctgtgcctcagtttccccatctacaagatggggataatgagactggcctcctttgtaaagtgctttgagatctggtGCTGAAAAGCACTAAATAAGGGCTAGGGGTTATTACGACTTCCAATGAAATCACAAACAACTCTTTCCCGCCCCTTCAAAACAGGCAAGCATTGTTGCACCCATTTCACAGACGGaaagaaattgaggcacaggccTACTTTACACCAGCATTTTAGGGACATCGCCATCTGTTGCTATCCGCACCAGGAACGGCTAGTGCAGACAGGGCTCCAAGGGGCCTGGTGTGAGCTGCATCAGCGTAGCAAAGCATTGGGAGAGGACCAGTTAGTTACCAGGGCAGATACAGACAACGAAAAGcttggtggggttgggggtgccaGAGTCAGAGCTGAGAATAAAGCTCATTATTGGCTCCCAGCAGGACCTTATCTTATCCCTACCCAGCCCCTCTCCATTAAAGAGCTTGTAACAAAGACTCAGCCGTTCAGTTTTCTGAGGAATGAATTTTAATAAGAGCTTATTAAATAATGAGATTTAGGAAACCTGGAGCCGTGGCTCACATTCCATATCGACTCCCACTGCATTTTAATAGCAAACTCCCACTAGCAACCATTTTATTTTCTAAGTATTCTCACGGGGGGTCGAGTCTAGGCGCAAAGCCAAGCAGATTAGTTCACCGCCAGCACCGCACCGGGGCCCACAGAAAACCCCGGATGCCAAATGGACAGGGCAAGACACAGCGCCTCACTCCTGGCAGGAATCAACCAAAGCCAAGTCCACCGGGCTCAGTTTCTCCCAGTTGCTATCGGCTGACTCTGCTTTTGGTGCTGGCCGCTTTGGAGGGGCGCACAGCCCTCGCTCGGCCAGCTGCAGGCCTGATACTCTTCAAGCTCTCCAGCAGCCTCCGCTCGAAGAATTTGTTTCTGTAGTCGAGTTCGTTAAGATGCCTTAAAACCAGAGGCACCTGCTCTTTCTCCACGTCCACGTAAACTGGGATCATCTTCGTCCCCTCCCGCtccatcacatgatgcaggttccACTCCACGACGCGCTGACACCAGGGGTCGTCCAGCGAGCTGGCCGACAAGATGACGATAGCGACCCTGCTGGCCTGGATGACCTCAGTGGCCGTCATAAGAATGGACGTCCCTGCCACCTGGTCCTGGTGCTCGGCATAGCCCTGGAGGCCTTGCTTTTTCAGCATCATGGAGATGCAGGAAGCAATATTGTCGTCATGGAGGCAATACCAGATGGAGAAGTCGTAGGTAAACCTGGAGGGCGAGGGGGACGTCATGCCAAGTCACCATGGGCACCTGAGACGGTGACACGCAGCTTACGAAAAGTCAACGGCTGCCTGGAGCCCACGCTTACCCCAGCCAGATCAGGTTCAAGCTTGCCATTTGGAAACTGGTATCAGGTTCTCCTAATGGCTCAACAAGACGCCTGGTCCAAGAGTCCCTTCCGAACATGAGCAACAAGATCACGGCCGCCCACTGGGAAAAGGCTACGGAGGCAGATCCTGTAGCATTTTTAGCTTTAAAGATGAAACCCACCCTCACATACCCCCTAGCGTTTCCAGTGAGCACGAGGGGCAACTCTTGTGAAGCTGCATTCATGAGGCTTGGCTGGTTCTTGGCGATTCCAGGCAACATGCAGCAGTGACAGATCTTCCATTAAATCAAAGCACACACCGGGGTTATCTGGCTGGGTGGCTTTCTGGCCCTATGATTTGGATACAGAAACAAGAAGCCACACTGGGGATGTCTGTGAAAGTCTAACACACACTGAGAAGTTTGTCAGGACTAGGAGGCGGGGCTTTTTTACAGTCGAGAGCAGACCCTCCTGGGCCAGCTTTTTGTCTCTGCTCCCAATCTCTCGGCATTCCAGAGAGGCCAGACAACCTCACAAGGCCTTTTCCTTAATTTCCACGACATTCTGTTCCAAAGTCGCACCCGCCTGCTTCAGCTCTATGCACTTCTCCTTCAGCACACTGCAGGCCTTCTGCAGCCGCTGGTTCATCTCTACATAAGAATGACTCTGCTGGTACAGTCGCTCAGTCTTCACTtcagaatcctccttcttcctagGGGCTGGCAAgtctggggaggggaaatgtgggAGGAAAAGACAGAGAATAACATGCATTCAAAAGGGGTAGTCGCTTCATGTAAAGCTAAGTTACATTTCAGATCAGATACACCTTCAGGTCTCGATAGAAAACTAGGCATCCCCTATCTATCAAGTGGAATGGAGGAAGCACCACTCTGCATATTTGTTACCTACAACAAGAGCGATACTTGTTCCAGTGCTCCGAGCAGAGGATTAGAAGCCAGGACTCCCTGGATCTATACCCAGCTCTTGCCACTAACACCACGTGAATGCAGACAAGTTGCTTCACCCTCTCGAAGGGGGATATAATACTCATCCTAGATCAATGCAGCCATAAAGCTTCCCCCTTTTACAGTCTCTTCCCTGTGGCCCATAATCTCCCACTGATggtccaccccaaaccccagtaAGCAGAACCCACCTCCCAGTGCTACTGCCCCAGCaacaatttcccaaaggaagAGAGTTTGCTGATAAGGTACAATAATGAAAACGGAATTAAGATCGTTCATTTTGAAGCTTGGGTTTAGTTTTCTGGGCTCCTCTGATCAAAACTATTGTGATTTGTGTTGCCTTGTTCCACTACACGCTCATTCACATTAGGTCTCCTTAAACATGTCTCACACAAGCCTTTTACACTTCTGCACCTGGAATACATCAGTTTTCTCTGAGTGTGTTTAGTTCTGATGAAACTAACAGTCATACAGGCCAAAGACCTATTTATAGCCTCTAAACTGCACAGGTAGCGCCAGGGGATGTTTCCCTGCCGTGCTCTGACCAACGCGCCTTACTTACAAACAGGGGAGGACACCTGTAAAGGTGAAAGGGAACGTCAGTCTCCAGGCCCCATGAAGTCTGTGGCTTCCCTGAAGAAATTGTCAACAAGAGCACCAATCACAGCTGTGGATTTTGGGCTATAAAGAGGTGTCCTCCAAGAACAGGACTGAGACCAGCAACTCATATCACCCAAGCCAACAAACTGGCAAGATGGCAGCAACTTTCAGGGCCAATCTGTGCAATGCTCGCTGATGAAGATTTTATAATTGATAGGTAGGATTGGAGTGAACAGAGACAGGCTCCCATCGTTTGGAAGATTTCATACAGAATGGATCATGGAGATTCCCGGGGCAAAGAGCTGGGATGCATTCTCCTACCTTTATTGGACTCTGCTATAAGGACAAACATGGGATCGGATGGCTGGGAGTTCCTGACGTCCTCGAGGATCTGTTCCACGGTGGGTGGTTCAGGCCGAGTCGGCAGAACCACCCGCTTCTTGCCTTTCGAGCTCATAACTCTCCCGCCTCATAAACGGGCATCCTGGAATGGGCATGAAGAGACTAAGGAGTCAGTGACTTTCCTGCCTGCTGAGataatgctgctgctgccccccccgACTGGATATACACCCTTTATCCCTTCCCCCCAACTCACACTGTATATCCCATACCCCTATTCCTATATCCCCGCGCGTACCACatacccctctcccccacgccCACCCCCATACCATATATCCCCCTCCCCATGTCCATCCCCCCATTCCGTATGCCCCCCCATTCCAtataccccctccccacacccacccccccatacCGTATACACCCCCTCTCCATACCCCACCGTTCCCCATGCCCACCCCCCATTCCAtataccccctccccacaccgccccgctccccacgccCACCCCATTCTATATACCTCCCTCCCCATGTCCATCCCCCCATACTGTATACCCCCCATTCCAtataccccctccccacacccacccccccatacCGTATACACCCCCTCTCCATACCGcacctctccccacacccaccccattCTGTAtacctctctccccacccccacccccccataccgTATACCCCCCCATTCCGTAtacctctctccccacccccacccccccataccgTATACCCCCCCATTCCGTAtacctctctccccacccccccataccgTATACCCCCCCATTCCGTAtacctctctccccacccccaccccccataccgTATACCCCCCCATTCCGtataccccctccccacccccacccccccataccgTATACCCCCCCATTCCAtataccccctccccacccccacccccccataccgTATACCCCCCATTCCAtataccccctccccacccccacccccccataccgTATACCCCCATTCCAtataccccctccccacacccacccccccataccgtatacaccccctctccccacccccacccccccataccgTATACCCCCCCATTCCGTatacccctctccccacccccacccccccataccgTATACCCCCCCATTCCGTatacccctctccccacccccacccccccataccgTATACCCCCCCATTCCGtataccccctccccacccccacccccccataccgTATACCCCCCCATTCCGtataccccctccccacccccacccccccataccgTATACCCCCCCATTCCGtataccccctccccacccccacccccccataccgTATACCCCCCCATTCCGtataccccctccccacccccacccccccataccgTATACCCCCATTCCAtataccccctccccacccccccataccgTATACACCCCCTCTCCATACCCCACCGCTCCCCACGCCCACCCCCCATTCCatatacccccctccccccgaactGACGCACCCACCCAGACGTTCACCTGATCGCGGCTCCCGGACTCCGTCCCCACCGTAACGCCCAGCCCCACTCAGCGGCAGGCCCCACTTCCGGTTCCGCCCCCGCCACGTCATTGGC from Eretmochelys imbricata isolate rEreImb1 chromosome 25, rEreImb1.hap1, whole genome shotgun sequence includes:
- the C25H19orf25 gene encoding UPF0449 protein C19orf25 homolog; this encodes MSSKGKKRVVLPTRPEPPTVEQILEDVRNSQPSDPMFVLIAESNKDLPAPRKKEDSEVKTERLYQQSHSYVEMNQRLQKACSVLKEKCIELKQAGATLEQNVVEIKEKAL
- the LOC144280087 gene encoding granzyme M-like isoform X2, translated to MKADRKLLFLVLLFLPIGKAGQLQSLIIGGRVALPHSRPYMVSIQLKGIPSCGGTLVHARWVLTAAHCYVDPCKGPIRVVVGLHRQTVRNAQVQVFTVVKFVPHPSYNSKTMVHDIMLLKLDRKVAWNKETSLLPLSKKKPALGTLCSVAGWGIFRQNSEYSPVLRELNVKVMDSKMCNNSRYWHGEVTGDMMCIEGVEKGSAPCKGDSGGPVVCGKKAEVAGVLSFAGKSCIDVFKPPVATAVFKYKRWIKKYLR
- the LOC144280087 gene encoding granzyme M-like isoform X1; translation: MKADRKLLFLVLLFLPIGKAAGQLQSLIIGGRVALPHSRPYMVSIQLKGIPSCGGTLVHARWVLTAAHCYVDPCKGPIRVVVGLHRQTVRNAQVQVFTVVKFVPHPSYNSKTMVHDIMLLKLDRKVAWNKETSLLPLSKKKPALGTLCSVAGWGIFRQNSEYSPVLRELNVKVMDSKMCNNSRYWHGEVTGDMMCIEGVEKGSAPCKGDSGGPVVCGKKAEVAGVLSFAGKSCIDVFKPPVATAVFKYKRWIKKYLR